The genomic region AGCGTCTTCGCTGGTGACATCCATGTTGACTGTGCGCACCACGTCTGGGGAATAGTGTTCGATCAGTTTGACGGCGGCTTCCGCCAAAGCAGCATCGTCGATGTCAGCCAGCATTACACAGGCGCCCTCCCGCAGGTAACGCTCGGCGGTGGCGGATCCGATGCCACCGGCGCCGCCGGTGATCAGCGCCACACGACCGGCCAGAGATCTGGGCTTGGGCATCTGCTGCAATTTGGCGTCTTCCAACAGCCAGTATTCGATATCAAAGGCCTCTTGCTCGGGCAGGCCTTTATACTCGGAAACTGCATCGGCACCGCGCATCACGTTGATCGCATTAACATAGAACTCGCCAGAGATCCGCGCGGTTGCCTTGTCCTTGGCAAAGGTGAGCATCCCAACTCCAGGGATCAGATAGACCACGGCGTTGGGGTCGCGGATGGCGGGGCTGTCGTCTTTCTTGCAGCGGTCGTAATATGCCCTGTAGCCCTCGCGGTATTCGGCGACGGCATCACCCAGACCGGCCAGCGTAGCGTCCACGTCCGGGTTGGCGGGGTCAAAATCGACCACCAGCGGGCAGATTTTGGTGCGGAGAAAATGGTCAGGGCAAGAGGTGCCAAGTGCCGCAAGACGTTTCATGTCTTGGGCGTTGACGAAGTCCAAAACCGTGTCGCTGTCGGTGAAATGGCCAACCATATGCTGAACGCCTGAGACCATGCCACGAATGGCTGGCATCAGGCGGGCTGCGGTTGCGCGGCGTTCATCAGCGGGCAGGCTGGCGTGAATGGCCCCGCCAAAGGCATCTTTGCCCTCGGTCTGAACTGCGAACCAATCCATTGCGGTCTGGATGATCTCTAGCGTCAGATCATAGCAAACCCGCGCATCATCGTCCCAGGTGAACAACCCGTGGCTTTCCAGTACAACGCCCTTGGCGTCTGGATTTTCCGCACAGAAATCTGACAGCCAACGGCCCAATTCATAGCCCGGCCTTTTCCATGGTAACCAACCGATGCTGTTGCCAAAGATCTGCTGAGTTAGCGCCGAGCTGTCTTTGGCTGCTGCAATGGCGATGATCGCGTCGGGATGCATGTGATCGACATGCTTTTTCGGTACATAAGCGTGTAGTGGCGTGTCGATGGATGCAGTCCGTGGGTTCAGGTTGAAGGTGCAATGGGGCAGGTATCCCACCATTTCGTCCTCAAACTCCACGCCACGATAGATGCCGCGCAGGGCGTTCAGTTTCTCCATATACAATGTCGAGAACCCTTCCATCTTGATGGAGCCCACATCGCCGCCCGAGCCTTTAACCCAGAGCACCTCGACGGCGTCCCCGGTCAGCGGATCATCTTGCATCACTTTGGCCGAGGTGTTGCCGCCGCCATAGTTCGTGATTCGCTTGTCTGACCCCAGAAGGTTGGAGCGATAGAGAAGTTTTTCTGGCTCACTCATGCCTTCGGCGCGGGCTTCATCCCACTTGTTTTCAAGAGGTTGGCTCTGGGTGGCGTCGGGCATCATCGTCTCCATCAACGGCAAATATTGTTGCGCTTTCTTGTCGCTAGGCTGGCTCTCAGACCATGATATGTCAATCATAAACGATCAATATTGAGCATGCTGCGACGCAGAGTGACTGAACGTGACATTTAATGATTGACACAAGGTGGCGACTCGCTCCACCTTGAGGCCACCAAAATGGAGACTGGTCGATGCACGAGAAAGACAGACACAGAGTAATTTTATCAGCGGTCCAAGACAGGTCTGTCGTGACTGTGGCTGATCTGTGTATGCTGACCGGGGCCTCGGAGGCGACTGTGCGCCGTGACATCAGAACGCTGGATAGTCAGGGGGAATTGCGTCGGGTCCGCGGTGGAGCTGAGGCTTTGATGTCCGCACCTTTTGTTGGGTTGGCAGGACGGCCGTTTTCTTACAATGAGTCAATCAATAGTGCTGAAAAGCAGGCCATAGCCAAGGCTGCGGTCGAGCTGTGTGCGGATGGTGACCCGATCATCATCAACGGGGGCACGACGACGTTTCAGATGGTGCACCCACTGGCATCGCTGCAGATGCAGGTGTTTACCAACTCATTCCCGATTGCCGAACATCTGCTGAAAAACACGCGCAATACGGTGCTGTTGTCTGGTGGGGTGATCTACCGCGAGCAGAACATCATCCTATCGCCCTTTGACAACGATGTGACCCGAAATTTCTATGCAAAACGCATGTTCATGGGCGCGCAGGGCATTGGACCGCTGGGCCTAATGGAGCAGGATCCGCTGTTGATCCAAGCTGAGACAAAGCTAATTGGTCAGGCTGAGGAACTGGTGGTGCTGGTTGATAGCTCTAAGTTCGCCAACCGGTCCAGCCTAATCCTGTGTCCGCTTAGCCGGATCACGACCATCATCACTGACGACGGCATCGACGACCGTACAGCCGCGATGCTTGAGGCGGCGGATGTGAAACTCATCGTTGCACCGACAAACACTGCACAAAAAGAAGGGGCGGCGTCTTAAGTTCCCCAAAATCGCAACCACTCCAGGGAGGAAACCATGAGTGTATTTAAGAAGGCAATGGCATCAGCGGCGATAGCGGCAACGATGTTCGCAGCCCCCGTTATGGCTGAAGAAAAAGTGCGCATCGCGCTTGTCGTCAAGGCATTGGGCATTGGCTTCTTTGAAGCTGCTGCAAAAGGTGCCGAAGAGGCCGCAGCTGAGTTGGGAAATGTCGAGATCATCTATACTGGTCCAACTGACACCACTGCCGAAGGCCAGATCGAGGTGATCAATGCGCTGATTGCTCAGAACGTTGACGCCATCGCGATTTCAGCAAATGACACTGACGCACTGGTGCCCGCTTTGAAAAAAGCCATGAGCCGAGGCATCACCGTGATCAGTTGGGACAGTGGCGTAGCCTCTGAGGGTCGTCAGATGCACCTGAACCCATCGTCAAACCCGCTGATTGGCAATATGATCATCAAACTGGCCGCCGATCACTTGCCGGATGGTGGTGATGTTGCGGTTCTGTCCGCCTCGGCCACTGCGACGAACCAGAATATCTGGATCGACGAAATGAACAAAGTGACGGGCAACTATTCGGGCATCAGCGTTGTGGCGACGGTTTATGGTGATGATTTGGCAGACAAATCTTACCGCGAAGCGCAAGGCCTTATGGCCAGCTACCCGAACCTGAAAGCCATCATTGCACCTACAACCGTGGGTATCGTTGCCGCTGCACAAGCTGTGACAGACGCGGGTAAGATTGGTGAGATCAATGTAACTGGTTTGGCTCTGCCGTCAGAAATGGCTGGTCACATCGAGAGTGGCGCCTCCAAATCCTTCGCGATCTGGAACCCGATCGATCTGGGCTATGCCGCAACGATGATCGCCTTCAATCTGGCCAGTGGCACTGCAACGGCAGAAGCCGGAAAGTCCATCCCAATGGGCCGCATGGGCGAAGTTGCGTTAGACGACAACAGTGAAGGCGCAATGGCTGACCCGTTTGTCTATGATGCCAGTAATATCGACGCGTTCAAGTCGATCTTCTAAACCAATCATGGATTGGCCCGGCGCTGTAAAGGTGCCGGGCTAAACTACTCGCCCAGACCGCGACCTAGCCGAAAAGAGCTGAAATGACCGAGAGCGCACTGCCCGTCGTGTCGATGGACGCGATCACCAAAATATTTCCCGGTGTCAAAGCACTGGATGCAGTCCAACTAGATCTTTATGCGGGCCAAGTGACAGCTCTGGTCGGAGAGAACGGCGCTGGAAAATCCACCACCGTCAAAATTCTGACTGGGATATATTACCCCGACGGCGGCACCATCCGCATAGACGGAGAGCCGGTCAACTTCTCAAACGCAAATGCGGCAGCCGACGCAGGCATCACCGCGATCCATCAGGAAACGGTGCTGTTTGACGAACTCTCGGTCTCCGAGAACATCTTTATTGGTCACGCGCCACGCACGCGTTGGGGCCTGATCGACAAGGTCGAAATGCAGCGCGGCGCGTCCAAATTGCTGCAAAGTATCGGCGCAACTTTTCATCCCAGCACCCGGCTACGCGACCTTGGCATTGCCAACAAACATTTGGTTGCTATCGCTCGTGCTCTGTCCGTTGATGCGCGCGTTGTTATTATGGACGAGCCGACCGCCGCACTGTCCCATAAAGAGATCGAAGAGCTCTACGAGTTGATTGAGACGCTAAAAGCGCAGGGCAAGGCGATCCTGTTCATCAGCCACAAGTTTGATGAGATTTTCCGCATTGCCGATCGCTACACTGTCTTTAGAGATGGCGCTTTTGTGGGGGCTGGCTCTATTGCTGACACGGACCAGGACGCACTGATCAAATTGATGGTTGGACGCACCATCGATCACATCTTTCCTGAGCGAACACCCAATGTGGCCGAGGACGTGTTGCAGGTGGTCGGCTATGCCCACCCGACCGAGTTCGCGGATATCAATTTCACCCTCAAACGCGGTGAGATTCTTGGGTTTTATGGCTTGGTTGGGGCAGGCCGGTCGGAGTTCATGCAATCACTGTTTGGCATTACCAAACCATCCAAGGGCGTCTGCAAGATCAATGGTCGCATTAAGATCATTCGCTCACCTGCGGATGCGGTGGCCAACGGCATCGTTTATGTGCCCGAGGATCGCGGTAAGCAGGGGACTATTATCGGTCTTCCAATTTTTCAGAACATCACTCTGCCGTCACTGAGACGTACTTCGAAATCCGGGTTTCTGAGACTGGCTGAAGAGTTCAAACTGGCGCGCGAGTATTCCGAGCGTCTGGACCTGCGCGCAGCCTCTTTGGATCAGGACGTGGGCAATCTGTCGGGCGGCAACCAGCAAAAGGTGGTGATTGCCAAATGGTTGGCGACACAGCCGCAGGTGATCATTCTGGATGAGCCCACCAAGGGTATCGACATCGGCTCCAAAGCTGCGGTGCATGAGTTCATGGTCGAATTGGCGGCGCAGGGGTTGTCAGTGATCATGGTTAGCTCGGAAATTCCCGAGGTGATCGGCATGTCGGATCGTGTCATCGTGATGCGAGACGGTCGGATTGAAGCCGAGCTGGAGGGCGACGCGTTGAGCCCCGAAACTCTGGTGCGTCATGCTGCAGGCATTTCAGCCACCCGAATGGAAGAGGCCTAGGCTATGGTATTGCGACACATTCCAATCCGTGAGGCGATCCTTGGCGCGGCTATCCTGGTGCTGCTGGGGGTGGTTTCTACTCGGTTTTCTGGCTTCATCGCTCCGGCGAACCTTGCCAATGTGTTCAACGATACGGCGCCGCTGATCATTTTGGCACTGGGGCAGATGGTGGTCATTTTGACCCGCTGCATTGATCTTTCAATGGCGGCAAATCTGGCGCTAACCGGCATGGTGGTGGCCATGCTGAATGTGGCCATGCCCGGCCTGCCGATCCCGGTCATTCTTGCCATTGCCATCCTTCTCGGCGCAGTGATGGGGGCGATCAACGGACTGCTGGTCTGGAAACTGGCAATACCACCTATCGTGGTGACGCTGGGCACCATGACGATCTTTCGCGGCATCATCTTTTTGATTTCCGATGGCAAATGGGTCAACGCCCACGAGATGAGCGCGGCCTTTACCGGTTTCTCTCGCGCATCAGTTTTGGGCCTGCCAGTGCTGTCTTGGTTCGCTGTCGGGACTGTCATCGTGTTTGGCGTGATGATGGCGCGCACGGCGCTGGGTCGGTCAATATTTGCTGTCGGCGGCAATCCCCACGCGGCGGTCTATACTGGCATCAATGTGGGCAAGACGCAGTTTCTGGCCTTTGTCTTGTCAGGTGCCCTTGCGGGGCTGACGGGCTATCTGTGGGTTGCTCGCTATGCCGTTGCCTATGTCGATATCGCTAGAGGTTTTGAGCTTGAAGTGGTGGCGGCCTGCGTCATTGGCGGCATCTCGATTGCCGGAGGCATCGGGTCTGTTGGCGGCGCGGTGCTGGGGGCCCTCTTTCTGGGCGTGGTCAAGAACGCGCTACCCGTGGTGAATATTTCACCCTTCTGGCAACTGGCGATTTCCGGCAGCGCGATCTTGATTGCCGTTGCCTTTAACGCCCGCGCTGGCCGAACCAAGGGCCGTATCATTCTCAAATCAACCGAAGGTTCAGTATGAGTGATACCACCATGACAGCGCGTTTTGTTCCCAACCGCCTGAACAGCCGCGCGTCTCGCATTCTGCGCAGCTGGGAGTCCCTGTTGCTGGTCGTTGCCGTTGGGATCTTTGTGCTAAACAGTTTTGCGTCACCCTATTTCCTGAATGCCTGGAACCTCAGCGATGCGACGTATAACTTTACTGAAAAGGGGATGATTGCCTTTGCCATGGCATTGTTGATCATCTCAGGAGAGATCGATCTTTCCGTAGCGTCGATAATCGCGCTGGCCAGCACGGCAATGGGACTGGCGGTGCAATACGGGGCAGGGACGCCGGAACTGGTGATGATCGGTCTAACCGTCGGTTTGCTCTGCGGTGCCTTCAATGCCTTCTTTGTCACGGTTCTGGGCCTGCCCTCCATTGTGGTGACCATCGGTACCATGAGCCTGTTTCGCGGCATCAGTTACATCATCCTGGGTGATGGCGCGTATGGTGGCTATCCAGACAGTTTTGCCTGGTTTGGGCAGGGCTATATCTACTGGGTGTTCACCGCCGAGATTGGCATATTTGCCGTGATTGCCGTGATCTATGGTGTGGTACTGCACAAAACCAATTTTGGCCGTGCGGTCTATGCCATTGGCAACAACTCCACCGGCGCGCTGTTCAGCGGTATTCGGGTGCAACGGGTCAAATTTATTCTGTTCCTGCTGACCGGATTGATGTCCGGAGTGGCAGCGATTTGCCTGACCTCGCGCCTTGGCTCAACCCGTCCCAGCATCGCAACAGGTATGGAGTTGAATGTGGTCACCATGGTGGTGCTTGGCGGGATTAATATTCTCGGCGGCTCTGGCTCGATCCCTGGAGTTGTGATCGCTGCCTTTGTCATGGGGCTGGTCACCTTTGGCCTGGGCCTGCTCAACGTTCCGGGCATCGTGATGTCGATCTTCATTGGCTTGCTGCTGATCGGGGTGATCGCCCTGCCGCGGCTCTGGACGATGATTGCAGCCAAGCGGCCCTCAACATGAGTGACCGTTTTGTCTTTCGGATGCGTCTGACCCCCGGCAAGGCAGACGAATACCAACGCCGCCATGACGAGATCTGGCCTGAACTGGTGAGGCTACTGGGCGAGGCAGGTGTCAGTGACTACAGCATTCACCTGGACGAAGAAACCGGGTTGCTGATTGGCGTGCTGATCCGGACCAAGGATCATGGGATGGATACTCTGGCAGATCACCCGATCATGCAAAAATGGTGGGCTCATATGGCCGACCTGATGGAGGTCGGGCCGGATAATGCGCCCGTTGCGGTGCCTTTGCCCAGCCTGTTTCATATGCCATGAAGTCTCCTCGCCACATCGCGGTCATTGATATTGGCAAGACAAACGTCAAGCTGGCGCTGGTTGATCTGACGACAGTGTCGGAAATTGCAGTTGTGACGCGCCCAAATGTAGTTCGTCCGGGCCCACCTTGGCCGCACTTCGATGCGGAAGGCCATTGGGCGTTTTTGCTGGATGCCCTGGGGCAGTTTCACCGCGATTACGGGATTGATGCCATTTCGGTGACGACGCACGGCGCCAGCATTGTGTTGCTGGATGAAAACGGAGACCTGGCGGCTCCGATCCTTGATTATGAGCATGACGGACTGGCAGAAACGGCCGCGCAATACGATGCGATCCGACCCCCATTTGAGCAGACAGGGTCGCCACGTCTGGCCAATGGCCTGAACGTCGGCGCGCAATTGCATTGGCAGTTTCAGGCTGATCCAGAGTTGCACGCCCGCACGGCTCATATTCTGACTTACCCACAGTACTGGAGCCATCGTTTGACCGGCGTTGTGGCCAACGACGTTACCTCAATGGGGTGTCATACCGACCTGTGGCGGCCGCTTCAGGGAGAGTTTTCTGATTTGGTTGAGACGCTCGATATCTCAGACAAGATCGCGCCAGTGCGCAAGTCGACAGATATTCTGGGGCCTGTTCTGCCTAAAATCGCCACGGCCACCGGGCTGCCCAAGGGCACGCCTGTAATCTGCGGCATCCACGATTCCAACGCGTCGCTCTATTCTCATGTCTTGACCCAGAAAACGCCGTTTTCTGTGGTTTCGACAGGGACATGGGTGGTGGTGATGGCGATGGGCGGAACCGAGACCGTCTTGGACCCATCTCGGGACACGTTGATCAATGTGAATGCGCTGGGCGAGGCGGTGCCGTCAGGCCGCTTTATGGGCGGACGTGAGTTTGAGCAGATCCAGAAAGGGCATCCGGTTGAGATCAGCCCGGCGGATGTTGAGTGGGTTTTGGATCAGGAGATCATGCTGTTGCCTGCGGTTGATCCCCTATCTGGCCCGTATCAAGGAATGGAGATGCGGTGGCATGGGGCTTACCCCTCGGAAGGGTCCGGTTTTCGTGCCGTGGCGCTTTCTTACTATTTGGCTTTGATGACAGACACCTGCCTGCGACTAACAGGAGCGGACGGGCCGATAATTGTTGAAGGACCCTTTGCCCATAATGCGCAGTACCTTGCTATGTTGCAGGCTGCGACCGGGCGCCCGGTTCTTCAGAGCCTGTCTTCCACGGGAACCAGTATTGGGGCAGCGCTGTTGTTCGTGTCCGATATCGAAGCCTCAAAATCAAAGAGCATTGAAGCGCCAGAGACTACTTTGCAAATGGTAGCATATGCTGCGCAATGGCGTTTAAGGGTTGAGCGCGACTTGGCATGAGTTTGGGCCTCTTATCGAGGGTCAGTTGGTGTGGGAGAACATGTTGCCGGGCAGTATCAGAGCGGTTTTCCTAGAGCCGGGCAGGGCAGTTTCGTAGCGTTCGACCATGACAAATGACACCTCATTTCACGGTCTTGTCAGAGGAAACTCAGTTGTGAAGGGCAGGGCGGCGATTTGGCTTCTTGGCATGACCAAACACAGCCCAATTTGATATTTCAAGACCAGTGCCAATATCATCTGGCTTGCGGTAATGATGTACGTTCGGTTGCCACTGTCGCTCCGGAATGTGGAGGATCTGCGGCACGAGCGCGGCATCGACCTCAGCCACGAAACGGGCCGTTTCTGG from Parasedimentitalea psychrophila harbors:
- a CDS encoding ABC transporter permease, which encodes MSDTTMTARFVPNRLNSRASRILRSWESLLLVVAVGIFVLNSFASPYFLNAWNLSDATYNFTEKGMIAFAMALLIISGEIDLSVASIIALASTAMGLAVQYGAGTPELVMIGLTVGLLCGAFNAFFVTVLGLPSIVVTIGTMSLFRGISYIILGDGAYGGYPDSFAWFGQGYIYWVFTAEIGIFAVIAVIYGVVLHKTNFGRAVYAIGNNSTGALFSGIRVQRVKFILFLLTGLMSGVAAICLTSRLGSTRPSIATGMELNVVTMVVLGGINILGGSGSIPGVVIAAFVMGLVTFGLGLLNVPGIVMSIFIGLLLIGVIALPRLWTMIAAKRPST
- a CDS encoding ABC transporter permease — encoded protein: MVLRHIPIREAILGAAILVLLGVVSTRFSGFIAPANLANVFNDTAPLIILALGQMVVILTRCIDLSMAANLALTGMVVAMLNVAMPGLPIPVILAIAILLGAVMGAINGLLVWKLAIPPIVVTLGTMTIFRGIIFLISDGKWVNAHEMSAAFTGFSRASVLGLPVLSWFAVGTVIVFGVMMARTALGRSIFAVGGNPHAAVYTGINVGKTQFLAFVLSGALAGLTGYLWVARYAVAYVDIARGFELEVVAACVIGGISIAGGIGSVGGAVLGALFLGVVKNALPVVNISPFWQLAISGSAILIAVAFNARAGRTKGRIILKSTEGSV
- the rhaS gene encoding rhamnose ABC transporter substrate-binding protein → MSVFKKAMASAAIAATMFAAPVMAEEKVRIALVVKALGIGFFEAAAKGAEEAAAELGNVEIIYTGPTDTTAEGQIEVINALIAQNVDAIAISANDTDALVPALKKAMSRGITVISWDSGVASEGRQMHLNPSSNPLIGNMIIKLAADHLPDGGDVAVLSASATATNQNIWIDEMNKVTGNYSGISVVATVYGDDLADKSYREAQGLMASYPNLKAIIAPTTVGIVAAAQAVTDAGKIGEINVTGLALPSEMAGHIESGASKSFAIWNPIDLGYAATMIAFNLASGTATAEAGKSIPMGRMGEVALDDNSEGAMADPFVYDASNIDAFKSIF
- a CDS encoding FGGY-family carbohydrate kinase — its product is MKSPRHIAVIDIGKTNVKLALVDLTTVSEIAVVTRPNVVRPGPPWPHFDAEGHWAFLLDALGQFHRDYGIDAISVTTHGASIVLLDENGDLAAPILDYEHDGLAETAAQYDAIRPPFEQTGSPRLANGLNVGAQLHWQFQADPELHARTAHILTYPQYWSHRLTGVVANDVTSMGCHTDLWRPLQGEFSDLVETLDISDKIAPVRKSTDILGPVLPKIATATGLPKGTPVICGIHDSNASLYSHVLTQKTPFSVVSTGTWVVVMAMGGTETVLDPSRDTLINVNALGEAVPSGRFMGGREFEQIQKGHPVEISPADVEWVLDQEIMLLPAVDPLSGPYQGMEMRWHGAYPSEGSGFRAVALSYYLALMTDTCLRLTGADGPIIVEGPFAHNAQYLAMLQAATGRPVLQSLSSTGTSIGAALLFVSDIEASKSKSIEAPETTLQMVAYAAQWRLRVERDLA
- a CDS encoding bifunctional rhamnulose-1-phosphate aldolase/short-chain dehydrogenase yields the protein MPDATQSQPLENKWDEARAEGMSEPEKLLYRSNLLGSDKRITNYGGGNTSAKVMQDDPLTGDAVEVLWVKGSGGDVGSIKMEGFSTLYMEKLNALRGIYRGVEFEDEMVGYLPHCTFNLNPRTASIDTPLHAYVPKKHVDHMHPDAIIAIAAAKDSSALTQQIFGNSIGWLPWKRPGYELGRWLSDFCAENPDAKGVVLESHGLFTWDDDARVCYDLTLEIIQTAMDWFAVQTEGKDAFGGAIHASLPADERRATAARLMPAIRGMVSGVQHMVGHFTDSDTVLDFVNAQDMKRLAALGTSCPDHFLRTKICPLVVDFDPANPDVDATLAGLGDAVAEYREGYRAYYDRCKKDDSPAIRDPNAVVYLIPGVGMLTFAKDKATARISGEFYVNAINVMRGADAVSEYKGLPEQEAFDIEYWLLEDAKLQQMPKPRSLAGRVALITGGAGGIGSATAERYLREGACVMLADIDDAALAEAAVKLIEHYSPDVVRTVNMDVTSEDAVAAAYADTATEFGGVDILVSNAGIASSAPVEETSLEMWNTNMAILSTGYFLVSREAFKVMKVQDMGGAVVFVASKNGLAASPNASAYCTAKASEIHLARCLALEGAPQGIRVNVVNPDAVLKGSKIWSGNWLKERASTYGKDKEGLEEHYRQRSLLKRSVLPEDIAEAAYFLASDLSAKSTGNIINVDAGNVQSFTR
- a CDS encoding L-rhamnose mutarotase, coding for MSDRFVFRMRLTPGKADEYQRRHDEIWPELVRLLGEAGVSDYSIHLDEETGLLIGVLIRTKDHGMDTLADHPIMQKWWAHMADLMEVGPDNAPVAVPLPSLFHMP
- a CDS encoding DeoR/GlpR family DNA-binding transcription regulator, which gives rise to MHEKDRHRVILSAVQDRSVVTVADLCMLTGASEATVRRDIRTLDSQGELRRVRGGAEALMSAPFVGLAGRPFSYNESINSAEKQAIAKAAVELCADGDPIIINGGTTTFQMVHPLASLQMQVFTNSFPIAEHLLKNTRNTVLLSGGVIYREQNIILSPFDNDVTRNFYAKRMFMGAQGIGPLGLMEQDPLLIQAETKLIGQAEELVVLVDSSKFANRSSLILCPLSRITTIITDDGIDDRTAAMLEAADVKLIVAPTNTAQKEGAAS
- a CDS encoding sugar ABC transporter ATP-binding protein, which encodes MTESALPVVSMDAITKIFPGVKALDAVQLDLYAGQVTALVGENGAGKSTTVKILTGIYYPDGGTIRIDGEPVNFSNANAAADAGITAIHQETVLFDELSVSENIFIGHAPRTRWGLIDKVEMQRGASKLLQSIGATFHPSTRLRDLGIANKHLVAIARALSVDARVVIMDEPTAALSHKEIEELYELIETLKAQGKAILFISHKFDEIFRIADRYTVFRDGAFVGAGSIADTDQDALIKLMVGRTIDHIFPERTPNVAEDVLQVVGYAHPTEFADINFTLKRGEILGFYGLVGAGRSEFMQSLFGITKPSKGVCKINGRIKIIRSPADAVANGIVYVPEDRGKQGTIIGLPIFQNITLPSLRRTSKSGFLRLAEEFKLAREYSERLDLRAASLDQDVGNLSGGNQQKVVIAKWLATQPQVIILDEPTKGIDIGSKAAVHEFMVELAAQGLSVIMVSSEIPEVIGMSDRVIVMRDGRIEAELEGDALSPETLVRHAAGISATRMEEA